In a single window of the Cucumis melo cultivar AY chromosome 11, USDA_Cmelo_AY_1.0, whole genome shotgun sequence genome:
- the LOC103499613 gene encoding ABC transporter I family member 10 isoform X1, which yields MVLKSSSFNLVTPSPPLLSPLFSNPPSRINITENIAIEGRNLSFSITTKQGNFVPILRDCSLRIPSGQFWMLLGPNGCGKSTLLKVLAGLLNTTSGAVYVKKPKCFVFQNPDYQVVMPTVEADVAFGLGKLNLSNDEVKSRVLEALSAVGMSSYLQRSVQTLSGGQKQRVAIAGALAEACKVLLLDELTTFLDENDQMGVIKAVRNSLHNSEDVTALWVTHRLEELEYADGAIYMEDGKVVMHGDVASIQSFIQTKQSDYIKRTYCS from the exons ATGGTTTTGAAGAGTTCCTCTTTCAATCTTGTTACGCCATCGCCACCTCTTCTTTCCCCTCTCTTCTCCAATCCCCCCTCCAG GATAAATATTACTGAGAATATAGCCATTGAGGGACGCAATCTCAGCTTCTCGATCACCACGAAGCAGGGCAATTTTGTGCCTATTCTTAGGGATTGTTCACTCCGCATTCCTTCAGGACAGTTTTGGATGCTTCTTGGACCTAATGGCTGTGGAAAGTCCACCCTCTTGAAG GTCTTGGCTGGTCTTTTGAATACAACATCTGGTGCAGTATACGTCAAGAAGCCAAAGTGCTTTGTCTTCCAAAACCCGGACTATCAG gTAGTTATGCCTACTGTGGAAGCTGATGTTGCATTTGGCCTCGGTAAGTTAAATTTGAGCAATGATGAAGTTAAATCAAGAGTTTTGGAAGCTCTGAGTGCAGTTGGCATGTCTAGCTACCTTCAG AGATCTGTCCAAACACTGAGTGGTGGTCAGAAGCAAAGAGTTGCCATTGCTGGTGCTTTGGCTGAAGCATGTAAAGTGCTTCTACTAGATGAACTGACCACATTTCTTGATGAGAATGATCAG ATGGGGGTGATCAAAGCAGTTAGGAATTCTTTACACAATTCTGAAGATGTTACAGCATTATGGGTGACCCATCGCTTAGAAGAACTCGAGTATGCAGATGGAGCTATTTACATGGAAGACGGGAAAGTCGTCATGCATGGTGATGTGGCAAGTATCCAAAGTTTCATCCAAACAAAACAATCAGATTATATCAAGCGTACATACTGCTCGTGA
- the LOC103499613 gene encoding ABC transporter I family member 10 isoform X2 — translation MLGFMFITYGLEPSTLECSFLTFQALIGTTLQVLAGLLNTTSGAVYVKKPKCFVFQNPDYQVVMPTVEADVAFGLGKLNLSNDEVKSRVLEALSAVGMSSYLQRSVQTLSGGQKQRVAIAGALAEACKVLLLDELTTFLDENDQMGVIKAVRNSLHNSEDVTALWVTHRLEELEYADGAIYMEDGKVVMHGDVASIQSFIQTKQSDYIKRTYCS, via the exons ATGCTAGGTTTTATGTTTATAACCTACGGTCTTGAACCTTCAACTTTAGAGTGTAGCTTTCTTacatttcaagctcttattggAACAACTCTTCAG GTCTTGGCTGGTCTTTTGAATACAACATCTGGTGCAGTATACGTCAAGAAGCCAAAGTGCTTTGTCTTCCAAAACCCGGACTATCAG gTAGTTATGCCTACTGTGGAAGCTGATGTTGCATTTGGCCTCGGTAAGTTAAATTTGAGCAATGATGAAGTTAAATCAAGAGTTTTGGAAGCTCTGAGTGCAGTTGGCATGTCTAGCTACCTTCAG AGATCTGTCCAAACACTGAGTGGTGGTCAGAAGCAAAGAGTTGCCATTGCTGGTGCTTTGGCTGAAGCATGTAAAGTGCTTCTACTAGATGAACTGACCACATTTCTTGATGAGAATGATCAG ATGGGGGTGATCAAAGCAGTTAGGAATTCTTTACACAATTCTGAAGATGTTACAGCATTATGGGTGACCCATCGCTTAGAAGAACTCGAGTATGCAGATGGAGCTATTTACATGGAAGACGGGAAAGTCGTCATGCATGGTGATGTGGCAAGTATCCAAAGTTTCATCCAAACAAAACAATCAGATTATATCAAGCGTACATACTGCTCGTGA